Proteins co-encoded in one Gossypium arboreum isolate Shixiya-1 chromosome 11, ASM2569848v2, whole genome shotgun sequence genomic window:
- the LOC108472920 gene encoding uncharacterized protein At3g28850-like, which produces MMHECHDEAPKMLVIGQWIPMVKPYPTGFSDSINTTFKSNPNTFPLLSQFLHHFISSHPKIFHLTFPHLLSSQSPLLSFLSFKAMKAMQQGRRFLKKLKFNPTNTKIKGLVFHLNVPESPYVKDRKHKEPETDILDPEEHPSLSDFEEKCPPGGENSVIFYTTSLRGIRKTFEDCSNVRFLLNSFKITIQERDVSMDMGYREELWEILGGRVIPPKVFVKGRYIGGANEIIGLHERGELKMLLEEVPSNGGIVNNVCNSCANLRFLICTSCNGSRKVYEEKDDDHHHHKKDNEFCIKKCNDCNENGLVKCPFCC; this is translated from the coding sequence ATGATGCATGAATGCCATGATGAGGCACCAAAAATGTTGGTCATAGGTCAGTGGATTCCAATGGTGAAACCATACCCCACTGGTTTCAGTGATTCAATCAACACAACTTTTAAAAGCAATCCCAACACATTTCCCCTTCTTTCCCAGTTCCTACACCACTTTATCTCATCACACCCTAAAATTTTCCATCTCACTTTCCCTCACCTTCTCTCTTCCCAATCACCTCTCTTATCATTTCTCTCCTTCAAAGCAATGAAAGCCATGCAACAAGGAAGAAGGTTTCTAAAAAAACTCAAATTCAACCCTACAAATACAAAGATCAAAGGCTTAGTCTTTCACCTTAATGTCCCGGAATCACCGTACGTTAAAGATCGAAAACACAAAGAACCCGAAACCGACATCCTCGACCCGGAAGAACATCCATCTTTATCGGATTTCGAAGAGAAATGTCCACCAGGAGGTGAAAATTCAGTCATTTTCTACACAACAAGCTTAAGAGGTATACGTAAAACATTTGAAGATTGTAGCAACGTAAGGTTTCTTTTAAATAGTTTCAAAATAACAATCCAAGAACGAGATGTTTCAATGGATATGGGGTACAGGGAAGAGCTATGGGAAATCTTGGGTGGTCGAGTTATACCTCCGAAAGTGTTCGTTAAAGGCCGGTACATCGGTGGAGCCAACGAAATTATCGGACTACACGAACGAGGCGAGCTAAAGATGCTATTGGAAGAGGTACCATCGAACGGTGGCATCGTCAATAATGTGTGCAATTCTTGTGCCAATTTGAGGTTCTTGATTTGCACTAGTTGCAATGGCAGCCGCAAGGTTTATGAAGAAAAAGATGatgatcatcatcatcataaGAAAGATAATGAGTTTTGCATTAAGAAATGCAATGATTGTAATGAAAATGGATTGGTCAAATGCCCATTTTGCTGCTGA